CCCGTGCTCAATGGGGTGTGTACACGTGAGAGCACGTGTCATGGATGGGCTGTGTGTGTCTTCCCACAAGCGCATATGTGGCTCACCTGGAGGCTCCCACCCAGCCTCCAGTGTTGCCCGAGGAACCCCGAGGCCCCCAAAGTCCCCTAGGCACTGAGGTCCACCACCACATGTCGGTACACCAGAGTCTGTCCCTTGAAGCTGGGCGCCAGGAGCAGCTGGGCATCCCCAGCTGGCATGTAGCAGAAAGCCCGGGGGGCCTGCACTGCCAGCTCTTGGAACCGCACAAACTTCTGCCGTCCCTCATCCCACTGGTAGATCTGCGTGAAGGAGAAGTCGCTGCCTAGTGCCAGGTAGCGGCGGCCGCCCACCAGGAAGGGTTGCAGGGCCAGCGAGCCCCGGGAGGGCAGGGCCTGCACCTCGGAGAAGCGGGCACCCTCCCAGCGCAGGATCTTGGAGTCACCAATGTAACGGCTGAGGCACAGGTAGCTATCGCGGCCTGCACGGAAGTGTTTCACTGCCTGGGCATCAGGCACCTGGGTCACCTCACCCTGAGCCACAAACTGCTTCTGGGTGCGACTCCACTGATAGATGACGGGAGCCTGCGAACTGCTGGACACGATCAGACGTGGCTTTCCCTCACCATCCACGAATTCCAGGTCGGTGTCACGGTGCCAGGGGTGCAGGGCCTGGTGGGAGTAGAAGCCGTTCTGATGCCAGCGGTAGAGGCTGGTGGCACCCGCCTTGGAGCTGTCGGCCACAGCGAAGTACCAGTCGCCGTCGATGCGGAAGGCCTCAAGGTCGTTGGGCTTGCGCACACGCTGAGGGTCAATGTCCTGCAGCTTGGTGAAGCGCGTGGTGTTGGGGTCCCAGTGGTAAATGTAAGAGCCCCCAAACAGCTGGGCCACCACCACATACAGCTGGCTGTCCACCACCATTGGCTTGCAGTGCACTGCAGAGGGGGCTGCGGGTGGAGGGGAGTGGTGTTAGGGGCCCCCCACGCCACACCCTCAGAAAAGAGGGTTGGGCCCTCCGAATAAGGCTCTCTGCTACAGCATTCTCTCCCTGCTGAATGTCCATCGTGTGCTCAATGCTTTCTAATTGTCTCACAGCTAAGAATCCATCTCACCATCACCCTCCCCTTGCCTTTGACTCCAGAGTTCCAATATAAGCTTACACTGAGCACAAAATAGGTGTTGCTAGATATTGACCAACTGAATAACCATCATGTCAGTTTATTGTGTAcaaaggctcagtggtaaagaatcacctgccaatgcaggagacacaggttctatctttaatccaggaagatcccacaggctttgGAGCAACTAACCCACTGCACCACAGCTATtaagactgtgctctagagcctgggagccgcaactactgagcctacccGTGCTGACCCCATCCGGGCCACACCTGCTGAAGTCTgcgtgctctagagtctgtgctccacagtaagagaagccgctgcaatgagaagcccatgcagcaacgaagacccagcacagccaaaatttaaatataaataaataagtaaatatatatatatatatatatatatgattcagcTTAGGCATCCCCTCTATCAGGAAACCTTTCCTGATTGCCCAGGGTAGGCCTCTCCTTTGGCCCCCAGAGCATTGTGGTCATATCTTCCTCCTGGCACCTATGTATTACATGGATGTTATCTGTGTATGTATCAACCTCCCCCCTCGCCAAAAACTAGAAAAGTTCCTCTTGTGGACAGAGACCATGTCTCATCTATCCTTCTACCTGTAGGAACTCAAGGAAGAGAAACAACAGAGCCCACCCCACCCTCAGGGCCACCACTGCCAGGCCAGGCCTAGATACCTGGGATTCTATCATAGTCTCGAAGCTGCCTTTCAACGTAGTCCCACTTGAGGATGGTGCAAGCGCTGGCTCCTGGCTGGGCCAGAGCCAGATAGAGATCGCTGGAGTAGAGGAAGGGCTCGGCTGACACTGCTGGGAAGGACAGCGTCTGGTACAACACGAAATCTGCAGGGATGAGGgattaggggttagggttaggttaggGAGAAGGGTTAGGGCTACTCGACTGGCAAGGCAGGGCACAGGGAGCATTCCAGGGGAGACCCAGCCTGATGGCCAAGGTGGGGCATCTCCTACCTGTGGTGATGCAGTCGAACTCACGCAGCGGTAGATCCTGCACCTTGTGCTCTTGGAAACGGGGTGGGCTGGCGCAGTAGATGGGCGCCACCGTGGTGTTGGTGTGTGCCAGCCACTCCACCAGCCACTTCACCTTGCAGTCGCAATTGAGCGAGTTGCCCCGCAGGTCCCTGGATCGTGAGGGTGATggaggaggcacagagaggggcaGGCTCTCAGCTGCTCTGCCCACCCAGGCCCTCTAGGTTTTCAGTAGATGTTGGCAAGGCTGCTGCAGGTTGCTCACGTGGCATCTTTGTGCCGGTCAGAGAATGGTCCCCCACAGGGTGGGCTCAGCCCTGCAGACACGTGCTTGACCAGGAGAGTACAGGCTGAGTTTCAGCCCCTACTTGCCTCCTTGGCCAGGTGCCTTTTCCTGTGTAAGACTTCCACATCTATCTGTTTCATCCTCGTTCCTCCAAACCTTCCTCAGTCTGGGGCTTTTGCTTTCTTGTAGAAATACTGATCAATGACTGTGGCTATGCTACTGGACTTAAACCAGATTCAAATCAAACATATGTTCTAAAAGCACGTATTCAAAAAGTACATcgtaggagggaggctcaagatggagaggtgaagtgaagtgaggttgctcagtcgtgtccgactctttgcaaccccatggactgtagcctatcaggctctttcgtccatgggattttccaggcaagagtgctggagtggattgccatttccttctccaggggatcttcccaacccaggaatcgaaccctggtctcccacattgcaggcagacactttaccgtctgagccaccagggaagtcccaagatggaGAAGACATACGTATACTGATTggtttcccagggggcgctagtggtaaaaaacccctCTGCCtatgcagaagacgtaagagatgagggtttgatccctgggtggggaagatacactggaggagggcatggcaacccactccagcattcttgcccggagaatcctatggacagaggagcatggtgggctacaattcatagggtggcaaagagtcagacacgactgaagcaacttggcatgcacagaGCTGATTtgcattgctgtacagcagaaaccaacacaacgttttaaagaaattatcctccatttaaaaatagattaaaaaataaaatacttaccaaattggaaaaaatatacacataatgtCTTGCATGCATTTTAAGAGGGTCCACAAATGCCTTGAAGAACCTCAACTTGAAAGGCTACCAATCTCTGTATAAATCAACCTAGCCTTCTCCCCCGCCCAAACCTAAACCCTCCCAGCCTGTCAAGACCTTATGGTCTTCCAATTCTGGCTCCCACACTGCTCCCTCCAGGGCCACGCCCCTTTGTGCCATTGTCAACAAAAAGTAGGACTCAGGCCTTACAAGTCACTCAGGATGTCCAGGGGCCGAAAGATGTCTCTAGGCAGTGTCTGCAGGTTATTGTTGGCCAGTGAGCTGAAAGAGAGACCTCTGGGTCACCTACCTGAAGGTCATGCCCAAGGCCAAAGGCCACAGGAGACAGGGGGCTTTGGGCCAGTGTATGAGCGTGATGTACTCACAGGTGTGTCAAAGACTTGAGTCCTCGGAAGGTAAACTTGGATAATGCCCAGATGTCATTGTTCTCAATGAAGCTGGAGAAAACAAGAACTTATTTCAGCTGCCATTCAGCATCCCAGACCACTTCCCCCAACCCCAGCTGCTTCCCTATGGCCCTTCTAGATTCCATCCCATGACCCTAACGCAGGCTTTCATTCTGAATCTGGACATGAAGCCTGTGGTGACAGGCATTCAGGTGGGATGGTTTACGCAGAGGGATGGATGAAACGACCTTCTGCTCGGGCCCTGCAGTCAGAGGATTCAAGGGCTCTCTTcccacctcacccccagccctcccctctcCATCTCTGTTCTCAGCCCTCCTCCCAATTCCCCTTTCCTTCCCACGCACAGGTACTGCAGGTGTGACAGTCCTGTGAAGGCATTGTCTCCAATCAGTGTAAACTTGTTGGAATTGAGTAACCTGCAGAGACAAAGGCGGATTAGCGTTTCCAAGGGCACTCCTGCTGTGCCAGCTCCCAGCCAGTTGCCTCACCCCCAAGCCATGCCTCCCACCCTGGGGACCCTAGCGGAGGGTCCTGGAGCAGCCTGGGTGGCAAGTCCAGGCGGGAATCTGCTCTGGTCCCAGAAGCTCCCAGGGCCCCCATTTGCTCCTAGGGTATATCTCTCCTGCCAAGTTGGGTCCTTCCCCACAGCTctgcctcccaccctcacccAGCTCACTCCAGTTCGTCTCAGACCGATGGCAACTTTGAGGATAACCACGTTTATCTTTTCTTGTGACTGGGGCTTCAAGCATAAATAGCTCCCTTTGGAATTCCAGACCCTCCTGTCTTCCCTCCCTTTCAGCTCCAGGCTCTCTCTTCAAATCCTGATCCTTGGGGTCACTTGTCTCTAAGGTGACCTCTCTCACCTGCACTGTCCACCCTCTGGCTCCAGCCCGAACTATCACACCCAGTTCTTTGGGGTCTCCAGAGGACACAAGTCCATTCCTAACTGGGCCCCAAATATCCTCGTTCTTTGCTTTTGCGTGCAACCTGGACCTTCCTTCCCCAAACTGCTGCTCTCTGCGCCCCTCTGGACTCTGCACTGCTTCACTATTTGTGGCTTTCCCATTGGAGCGAGAGTAAGGGACACGTGCACC
This is a stretch of genomic DNA from Bos javanicus breed banteng chromosome 8, ARS-OSU_banteng_1.0, whole genome shotgun sequence. It encodes these proteins:
- the LGI3 gene encoding leucine-rich repeat LGI family member 3 isoform X3, yielding MAGLQARRVSGLRLLALSTLGLCLMLQVGAKRPPKTPPCPPSCSCTRDTAFCVDSKAVPRNLPSEVISLTLVNAAFSEIQDGAFSHLPLLQFLLLNSNKFTLIGDNAFTGLSHLQYLFIENNDIWALSKFTFRGLKSLTHLSLANNNLQTLPRDIFRPLDILSDLDLRGNSLNCDCKVKWLVEWLAHTNTTVAPIYCASPPRFQEHKVQDLPLREFDCITTDFVLYQTLSFPAVSAEPFLYSSDLYLALAQPGASACTILKWDYVERQLRDYDRIPAPSAVHCKPMVVDSQLYVVVAQLFGGSYIYHWDPNTTRFTKLQDIDPQRVRKPNDLEAFRIDGDWYFAVADSSKAGATSLYRWHQNGFYSHQALHPWHRDTDLEFVDGEGKPRLIVSSSSQAPVIYQWSRTQKQFVAQGEVTQVPDAQAVKHFRAGRDSYLCLSRYIGDSKILRWEGARFSEVQALPSRGSLALQPFLVGGRRYLALGSDFSFTQIYQWDEGRQKFVRFQELAVQAPRAFCYMPAGDAQLLLAPSFKGQTLVYRHVVVDLSA
- the LGI3 gene encoding leucine-rich repeat LGI family member 3 isoform X2, translated to MAGLQARRVSGLRLLALSTLGLCLMLQVGAKRPPKTPPCPPSCSCTRDTAFCVDSKAVPRNLPSEVISLLLNSNKFTLIGDNAFTGLSHLQYLFIENNDIWALSKFTFRGLKSLTHLSLANNNLQTLPRDIFRPLDILSDLDLRGNSLNCDCKVKWLVEWLAHTNTTVAPIYCASPPRFQEHKVQDLPLREFDCITTDFVLYQTLSFPAVSAEPFLYSSDLYLALAQPGASACTILKWDYVERQLRDYDRIPAPSAVHCKPMVVDSQLYVVVAQLFGGSYIYHWDPNTTRFTKLQDIDPQRVRKPNDLEAFRIDGDWYFAVADSSKAGATSLYRWHQNGFYSHQALHPWHRDTDLEFVDVVCLPAHAPHCSPWPHPSCCRAHSPTPRALRRHMWTWTPFFSDMHTHLSTRPSLCAHVQLQCCLKGVSSVTLPLFLEGLIVPVLLHSPPGVPTPWLIMMGMVVPASGYQPDFLGGKTPPPEAITTTADPDFFPALSLFPLEFPSLTLNLVHWGTGDHPGKGLLLFFPVAAPASDHPLGSALPLGHGPCAVWAPLSVSKGWPST